AGGTATGAAGAAAGGTTTTAGCAGAAGAGCTATTGTCTATTATAATGCGAGACACACAGCATgagctaaacaaacaaaaccaaaaaactggtTGAATGAAGAACCTACAGGAGTATAAGTGCTACAGTAGGGTCAAGAGAGCAATAAGGATGTACTGTATGACACAGAACAATATtaagtatcttgtaataatctataatggagaataatatggaaaaaaattatataatatgtatataaataccatatgatatcactcatatgtggccttttttttaaaagacacaaatgaacttatttacaaaacagaaatagactcacagacatagaaaacaaacttatggttactggcggGAAAAGgtgtgggagtttgagatttgcaaatactactatatataaaatagataagcagaaagtctatactgtatagcacagggaactatattcaatatcttgtagtaacctataatgaaaaagaatatgaaaacgaatatatgtatgtataagtatgactgaaacatgctgtacatcagaaattgacacaacattgtaaactgactactacaataaaaaaaaaaacctgaatcactttgctgtacacctgaaactaacacaatattgtaaactatacttcaataaaataaataaatattaaaaatattttttaaaggaaaataaaaaagagcagaGTGCTGTGGAAGAGCACACATTAAGGTCTCCTGCCCAGGAATGTCTTTTAGAGTCAGCAGTGCCAGCCAAGTGAAAGGTAGGGAAGCAATTCATTGGAACATGGTGGTGAACAGTCTCTGCCTTTGTGGACAGTGAGACAGAAACCACACATGAACAGCTGCAACTATGACAAGTGGCACAGAGGAACAGTCCATGGTGTCAAGAGAGCATACAGTAGGGCAGGAGATCTCATCTATTTGTGAAGGGCAGGAAAGTTTTCCTGAGAAAGTGACACTTGGACCTAGAAGTTAGGAGCATTGTGGGCATGGGGAACTGCCCTCAGGCTTCAGAGACCTGTGTAATGGGAACAGGTGGAGCACCAGGGGCTGAAAGGAAGTAGATGCGGCTTGTATAGGCAGATGGGGACGGGAGATTTGGGTGGGGCAAGAGCCTAAAGGCCCCAGTAAGGCATTTTAATTCTATGTCTTTAGCCTAAAGTGCCACTGAAAGGTTTATTTCAGGGAGGTGACAAGGTCACATTTTGAGAAGAAGCTGGAAAGAAGCCCAGGTGGATTCACTGAAGCTCTGGATGAGAACAGGACCTCTGGGGAGACGCTCTAAGGTAAGAAGAGGAGCGGGTCTAAAACCAGGCCTTGGAGATGAGCCTGCAGAGGAGACAGATAGAGGGAGGTCAGGAGTGCAGGTAGGAAGTAGGAGATTGTGAAGTCTTGGAAGTCACATGAGAGGATTTCAGAGAGAAAGCGGTCAACTCTGCTGAAAGCTGCAGATGTTAAGAGATAGGAACTAAAACTACTGGTTTTAATCACATGGAAATTGTCTTGAGAGTGATATGAATAGgaggagaagaaatggagagaaagaaggagctgCAAGAAATaactgagaggaagaggaaaatgggaTTATAGCGGAGGGGCAGTGAAGGGTGAAGGGTGGGAACCTCAGAGAGGAGGACACAGCTGAAGGAGTGAATACATGAGCAAGCAGGGCTCCAGAGATCTCAGGCCAGAGAGGCTGGATCAGCACAGGAGCAGGGGTTTTCCTGGATAATGAAAGTGTaactgtggggaaggggagataGCAGAAGGTTTACGTTTAGTGTGAGGAGTTGCACTCCTTTCTTTGTACAGGTTAAAGGCAAGGGTATTGGTTGAGAGTGAAGGAGAGAATAGGAGTgggaggctggaggtctgagtTGAGAATATTTGACATAGTTGTTGGGGGTTGTGAAAGAGTGAGTTGACCAGAGACTGTCCTAGGATGGTCTGGCAGAGGGAGCCAAGTATGCAGCAAAGAAGTTAGCCTCCTGGCTCATGCAGAGAATTGTAGACATAGTAGAGGAGTGAGGATGGAGGCTAACTAGAAATAGAAACTACATTTAATACTATATAACAAAGGGGGTGTCACAAATCATGGGGAAGGAATGGATTGTTCAAAAATGGTGCTTAGGGGATAGCTGAACTATTGATAAAATCTGTTTAGATTCTCAGCTCACAGCCAgaaattttgaatgaattttaaaattcaaacaaaaatatagaaggaaatatggatggattttttttcctgatcatctGATGCATAAAAGCAGTAAGAATCATAAAGGGACACTTCCCTGACCCTTTAACAACTTAAAATTAACCGTttgttctgacacatgctacctTATgtatgaaccttgaagacatgatgctaagtgaaataagccagatacaacaggacaaatattgcatgattgcacttatatgaagtaccaagaataggcaaattcacagagacagaaattagaagttcccaggggctgagaggagggagtggggagttaCCATTTAATGGGTACAAAGTTTGGGAtggtgaaaaagttctggagacagtGGTAGTGCTTATAGTACAACTTTGTGAATTTACTTAATGCTGctgtcttatatttaaaagtgattaaaatgtaaactttatgttatgtatatcttaccacagaaagaaaaaaagtggtcGTTTTGGTATGCTAATATACCATTAACAAGTGCAAATGAACtggagaaaatactttcaaaagtGAGAAGATTGCTTTTCTTAATGTATAAAGACTTTGTACaagtcagttttaaaaaaaaaagattgctgtttaaaaaggcagaggcaggaataGTTAattcacaaaaggaaataaagattgtCAAAATAACTAAGAAAAGTTCAGCCTCActggtaataaaagaaaatgaagttaaattagtgtttattcatttttcacataTCAAAGTTGAAACTGATGAGAAAATCACTCATACTGCCTGTGAGAATGTCAACTAAATAGTTTTTCTGGATAGTACATTAACAACTTagctttttaaatgttcacaCATCTCCTTttcagtaattctactcctaggaattcattctaaagggaaaaaaagaaatgtagataGGTAATTCAGCATATCGCCAAAATTACAATAACCCAAATGCTTGGTATTAGGGAATGAATTACAAAATTATAGTGTTTTCATTCTATGTATCactcattttaaatgttcagAGAATTTTTGATGCCAAGGTTGGATACTTACAGTGcatataataaaagaagaaaatgtgttgtATATATCATGTGCATTGATTACAGAGGCGTCACAACGTTTGTGATTTTCACTCTGGCCATCAACTGTGTTTGCTCATCAGAGAGTGAGATAGAGCAAGACAGACAGCTTTAATTGTTCAAACAACTCATCTGAGCACATGATCATTCACTCTGGAGTAAGTAGGAAATGGGAGACAGGCTGCCTTTCCGTTAGCCACACTGGGCAGGAACTTCTTGCCATGGTCTATGTAGTTCTAATGCCTAATGATCTGTCATTTTGTATAGTAACCCCTGCAGTAAGCGAACTACTTCGTATAGTGCTTAGACAGTTTTCTGTCtactttaaatctatttttatttccatgctTACTACTTACAGCTCAAATTCGTGTTTGTGTTCTAAAAGTCAACACCCTTTATTATTTGCTTAGCCAAATGCTGGAATCTGTTACTACCCTGGAGGAACCCCTGGCTGCACTGGACTTACTGGGAGGACAGTATGTTGGTATCCAGCATGGTGCCTGCTCAAGAGATTTTCAAGGAAAATTCTGAGTctttgcaattttcactttatagGCTAAGTTTAGAACCAAACTCTCATGTACAGGGCAGCCTTGCTTTTATGTACCTAAAAAAATTATAGTGAAGTGAGCAACATAGAAAAAATTAGACATATATGTCAAAATATGAAGTTGTCTATAGATGGTGGGATTGTGAAAGACTTTTTCTACTCATACTTTTCAGAATTTGGCAGATTCTCTGTAGTGAGCATGTATTGCTTTTATAAGCAGTTATCATTTTGAACAaccaaagcatttaaaatagtttttacagttttcagttaCTCTTTGTAAATAACGTACTTCGGTCTAAAATACAGTTTAATGTCACATCTCTGCAAGACTTTTAGCTCCACATATTTCTGAGTAATgtctaccatttactgagtactttttAAGTACCAGGCTCTGCAAAGTACTTGACATGCATTTTAACCTTCGTAGTATCCTTGTAAGATTTATCTGCtattctccattttatagatggtgttatcattaatatttattgaacatttactgtgAGGCACTATTCTAATccttacttgtttatttaatttgaggctaagtaacttttccaaggtgACCCCATATGTTAGAGCCAGGGCTGGGCATGGGCAGTTTGACTGCAGAGCCCACACTCCTTCCAGCAGCTGATACAGATGTGAAGCCCAAGCTTATGGAGTCCCAGGAACAGTGGGGTATGGGCCTCCTGCCTAGATCTATCTGTCTGTGCCTTTCATTATACTCTACTTCCTccttcttagaaattaaaaaaaaaaaaacttcaataattACATCTTACCTGTTAGGAATTATCTGAGGAAATTTCTGGTTGAACcactggaagaaaaacagaagctaTGCCTACAAGTATTTTGATACCATAGGCACTAACAATGAGCTATTATTAGAAATGGTAAACCAAAATGAGAGCATTGTTACTTGttatttttcctgaaaaagtAATCATTTATTTGGATTAATTAGGACAGGCTTGAAGATGGCATATATATTGCAAGGGCATTATTGGGGTCAGTGATtggaaatggcttttttttttttaactttccttcaaacctaaaataataaggaaatgcTTCTGTAGCTTAGTACACATTTTTGTGACAGACTGAGACACCTAACACTCACAGGTACTAAAAGTTAAGACAACAAACTAGGCATGTTTTCATTATTAGAGATACAAGAAAATAGTGCCAAAGGCTGCAATGCATCAGGCACAGGATAGCCTAAGGATGTCAAGTGGGGACAGCCAGGTTAGACTGTACTACAAGTATGATCACCATTCCACAGCTAACATGATTCCCCATGGCTCCACTGGGGCAGTCACATGGCATTCCTCATTCTACCTGGCTAAGACTTATTTTAATTCTGGATTTATAAAAAGGATTTTCACATAATTCTCATAAAACAAGCATACATTTATTaacacatttgaaataaattcactGACTTTACTTTGGATAATagttattaaacaaaaaatacttaCTCTAAAATATGAAATTAGATTTTGATTCCTCCCTTAAAAAGCATTTGCTTCCACTAAACATCaacttgaaaatgtaaaacataaaaaaaaaagctgtgtgtGTAAATAATATATGCCTCCTAAACAGAAACATATCAGAGTTGTAAGAAAGGGAATTTGTGTCATAATAACATTTAAGGTTTGTCAGTCTGAACTCTTTGTGGTCTTGcgacttatctgtaaaatggaaataactacTTCACAAGATTGTTGCAAAGCTCAAGTAGACAATGTATAAAGTGTAAGATGTGAAACAGCGTATTACCATTACTTTGTCAGTTATTTATTCTGTCAGCTCCACATGAGTAGTTTACTTGTCTAATTTAAATTCGTTTTATTTCCATGCTTGCTACTTATAGCTCAAATTTGTGTTTGTGTTCTAAAAGTCAACACCCTTTATGTTAaaacctgtattttctttcttacagATATGAGTACATTCTGAATCCCAGGACGGTGGGAATTAGCCAGTGGATTGCAGGCATGTTGTGGAAGTTGCTGATGAGatcccagccctgcaggctgTGTTCTTTCAGAAAGATGCTGTCAGCTCCACAATACAGACCTTTTCTAGTATCCTTCACCTATACAACTGATAATCAAtcaaacaaggaaaatgaaaggacaGTGGAAAAGCTCTATAAACTGTCAGTTGACATCAGGAAAATTCGAAGATTAAAAGGATGGGTACTTCTGGAGGATGAAACCTATGTTGAagaaattgcaaatattttacaACAACTGGGTGCTGAAGAGACTGCCATAGCCAGTATCTTGGAACGCTGCCCAGAGGCAATTATTTGCAGTCCAACTGCTATTAACATCCAAAGAGAACTCTGGCAGTTGGTTTGCAAAAACGAGGAAGAGTTAGTTAGGTTAATAGAACAATTTCCAGAATCTTTCTTTACTATTAAAGACCAGGAAAATCAGAGGCTGAATGTTCAGTTCTTTAAAGAGTTGGGGCTCAAAAATGTGGTCATTAGCAGATTTTTGACAACTGCatctaatatttttcataatcCTATTGAGAAGAAtaagcaaatgataaaaattcttcaAGAGAGTTATCTAAATTTAGGTGGCTCTGAGGCCAACATGAAAGTTTGGCTACTGAAATTGTTAAGCCAAAAcccatttattttgttaaattcttCTGCAGCTATAAAGGAAACACTAGAATTTCTCCAGGAACAAAGTTTTACAAACTTTGAAATTCTTCAACTTCTGTCCAAACTcaaaggatttctttttcagctttgcCCAAGAAGTATACAGAAGAGTATTTCCTTctctaaaaatgcttttaaatgtaCTGATCATGACCTGAAGCAGTTAATTTTGAAATGTCCTGCCCTCTTATATTATTCTGTTCCAGTTTTGGAAGAGAGAATTCAGGGATTATTAAAAGAAGGAATTTCCATAGCTCAGATAAGAGAGACACCAATGGTTCTTGAATTAATGCCACATATAGTACAGTACaggataaggaaactgaattcCTTAGGCTATAGAATAAGGGATGGACATTTAGCAAACCTAAATGGAACAAAAAAAGAGTTTGAGGCCAACTTTGGTAAAATTCAGGCCAAAAAAGGAAGGCCATTATTTAACCCTGTGGCACCATTAAATATTGAAGAATAACTTGCTCACTGATGTTGCTTTTTTCTAACAGTGCAGAGTGAAACTGAGTAGCAAAAACTTAAGTGATTCAGGCAGTTTATGGGCACCAGTAATTTTAAGAATCTACTTAGCTTCAGGATTGTGTTTAAATTACCTCTAAGTACATAGTCTCTGACTCAAttgctgtatttaaaaatataaattgcacttattttaaattttgtaattttgaccttgaactatttcaaaaaaaactACTATTAAATGGCACACTAATGTGATATTTTATAAGTGAATAATTTCTAAGAAACAGTCAAGTACACTCCCTTAATTCAAAGTATGGATACATTTTTATCCATATAGCACATTTCATCCAGGATGCAGACCCAGCCTTCTTTCTCACCACTAGCTCTAAAACATCATTCTACTGCTGTCTGAATTCTACAGCTTAGTGTTTAGTGAAACATTACCAAActtctaatacatttttatagaGAAAGCTGATTTTATCTCCTGGTTGGAATAAATGAGTATCTTTGAGAACCAAGTATTGTCCATCAAAGGGAATAATTAGAGCTTATTTGTGTGGTCCGTTTGTTTCAAATTAGCTATTTTATCTCTCATGAAACATTTACATGCATTCATTGCtatccctttttacagatgaggaaacagaagtttaGAGAGGCCACTCAGCTGCCAAGTGCCAGAGCCCAGATTTACTAAGATCTCTCTTTTGTTCAAACCTTGTGAACAGAAAAAAGGACTGCTTATGAATTGTCATGAAAAGTCACCTCTTACCTGACATGCTAGAAGAGTGAGTATCAACTACAAATGTAGGGATTTTTATGAAAACTCCATAAAATTCCTTATATTG
This sequence is a window from Camelus ferus isolate YT-003-E chromosome 12, BCGSAC_Cfer_1.0, whole genome shotgun sequence. Protein-coding genes within it:
- the MTERF2 gene encoding transcription termination factor 2, mitochondrial; the encoded protein is MLWKLLMRSQPCRLCSFRKMLSAPQYRPFLVSFTYTTDNQSNKENERTVEKLYKLSVDIRKIRRLKGWVLLEDETYVEEIANILQQLGAEETAIASILERCPEAIICSPTAINIQRELWQLVCKNEEELVRLIEQFPESFFTIKDQENQRLNVQFFKELGLKNVVISRFLTTASNIFHNPIEKNKQMIKILQESYLNLGGSEANMKVWLLKLLSQNPFILLNSSAAIKETLEFLQEQSFTNFEILQLLSKLKGFLFQLCPRSIQKSISFSKNAFKCTDHDLKQLILKCPALLYYSVPVLEERIQGLLKEGISIAQIRETPMVLELMPHIVQYRIRKLNSLGYRIRDGHLANLNGTKKEFEANFGKIQAKKGRPLFNPVAPLNIEE